GCTGTGTCCGACTAACGCCACCATTTCGCCTTTGCGGATCGTCAGATTGATATCCTTGAGTACCGGAGTTTGGCCGTTGTAGCTGAACCAAACGTGTTCAAAGACAATATCGCGTTCGAAAGCGCTGAACGGCACAGCATGAGGAGAATCGTAGGGTTCCGTCGGCTGGTCGAGAAAATTGAAAATCCGCTCGGCGGCCGCCAGGCCGGTCTGCAGCACATTGTTCAAGCCGGAAAGCTCCTTAAGCGGCTGAAAGATCATGAAAAGGAAGACCAGAAAACGGATAAAATCTTCGGCATTCAATCCCTCGCCCTTGTAGACCATCGTGCCGCCGTACCAGAGCAAAGCCGTAAAAATCAATACGCCGATCGTTTCGTTGAGGGGCCCGGTCAAGGCATCCAGCTTTTTTGCGCGCAACGACTTGGCGAAATAGTCCTGATTGGTGCGGGCAAACTTGGCAATTTCGCGCATTTCCGCGGTAAAAGACTTGACCACGCGAATGGAAGAAACGCTTTCCTGAAAAGCGGTGACGACCATGGAAATTTGCTCATAGACGCGTCTGCTCTTGCGCCGCATCGACTGGCCGATCTTGACCAATAGATAGCCGCTGAGCGGCAAAAGCAGAAAAGTCGCAACCGTCAACTTCCAACTGATCATCAGCAAGACGACGAGGTATGAAAGGATCTGCATCGGTGCCAAAAAGATTTTGACAAAGCTGCTGTCCAGCACCATCTGAATGCCGCTGACGTCGTTGAAAACGATCGACGTCAATGAGGCCGTGTGCCGTTTGTGGAAAAACGACAGCGGCAGCCGCATAATCTTTTCCTGCAGCTGATTGCGCAGCTGGGTGACGATTTTCAGCTGCGCATAAAAGAAAAGCAGCTTGTGAAGATATTGGGAAATATTCTTTAGGAAAAACGAGACAAAAATGACGATGCAGACCAACTTTAAAGTCTGATAACGATCCTCCTTGATCAGCAGATTGCTGACTTTATTTTTTATTTTTACGTAAAACCTTTGTCTTGAAAGCTGGTTCGAAATCCACTGTTGCCGATCCTGCTTTTCTGCACCCTCTTTTTGCACGCTTTCTCGGCCGGCATTGAAAAGCTCGCGGACGAAATCAGCCGAAACCCATACCGATATGCCGTTAAACAGAACAAACGTAAAGGTAAAAAAGAACCCGAGGGCGACCGGTCTCCAATGCGGCTTGATATATTTAATGACGCGAAAGTAAAGCTTCATATCCAAACTTTCGAAAAATGTAGGGCGGTTGCATATTTCATCGCGAATCGATATATTGGAGTCGAAATATAAAAAGAAAAAAATTATCTACATAATTGAATTTAATCTCGGCAGCCATGAACATTCTCTTTTTAACCCATCAAGGCGGGACCGCAGGTTCCACTTATTCCATTGCCTATTTGGCCCGCGGATTGGCCGAAAGAGGACATCGAGTGGTCGTCGGCTGCCGTCAAGATGTTCTGCTCTATGAACTGCTGCTGAATAGTCCGGTTATTCTGTACCCAATGACGTTCAACGGCCGTTTTGATTTTTCCAACATGCGGCAAATTCGCGATGCCGTCAAGCGCTACGAGATTCAATTGATCAACGCCCAATCGGGCATGGACCGATATACCTCTATTATGGCAAGGGCTGTCTTTCGCCTCGATGCGGCCGTTGTTCACACCCGCCGACAAAAGCCGATGAGTTCCGGATTTTTTCTCCAGACTTGGCTTTATCATCGCGGAACAGATAAGATCATAGCCGTCAGCCGCGGTGTCAAGGAAGCGCTGATTCGGCTCGGCATTCCGGAAAGCCATATCTGGGTTATTCCAAACGGCACGCCGCGCGCAAAATATGTCGGCATCAACGAAAGCTATACGGCAGAATTGCGGAGTAAATACAATCTCCTCCCGGGAGAGCCGGTTATCGGCTGCGTTTCGCGACGCAAACAACAGGTCCAACTTTTAGAGGCGCTTTCCCACATCCAAAGGCGGCTGACGGCCATCTTTATCGGCATCACCGAAGCAGACCTGCCGATCTCCACTACCGGCCATCGGCTTCTTTTCCTCGGCCATTTGCCGCAGGAGCAGGTCTTGGCGCATTATCCTTTGTTCGACATCAAAGTGCTGCCTTCAGAGACGGAAGGTCTCTCTCAAGCCCTGCTTGAGGCCATGGCTCTCGGCGTACCGGTTATTGCCGCAGATGCTGCCGGAAATCCCGATCTGATTCGTGACGGGGAGAACGGCCTGTTGTACAAGGCTGGAGATTCGCGGCATTTGGCGCAACAGATCGAACGCCTTCTGCAGGATCAAGAGCTGTACCGAACTCTCCAGGAAAACGGTCGCAAAACCGCATTGGATGATTTCAGTATAGAGCGAACCATACAACGCTATGAAGAAGCTTTTACCGAAATCATTAGGAAACGTCATGAAAAATCATAAAGAAGTACGTTCCATCGTCATCGTTCAGACCGCATTTTTAGGCGACGTAATCCTTACCACGCCGCTCATCCGTGCGGCTCAGGAGCTGTTTCCTCTTGCCGATGTCGATGTCGTCGCCATCCCGCAGACCGCCGATATTCTCAGAAACAATCCGTTTATTAGAACTCTATACACTTTTGACAAGCGGGCGGACAAACGCAAAGCCTTCATGCGCGCCGTGCAGTGGCTGCGGAAGCAGAAATACGACCTCGGCTTTGCTCCCCATCGCTCGATGACCACCGCGCAGCTTTTGCTGCTCGGCAAAGTCGAACGACGCATCGGGTTTGCCGGAAATGCCGCTTCCTGGTTGTACACCGACCGCGTCTATTTCGACGTCGAAAAGCCGCAGGTCAAACGCTATCTCGATCTGTTAAAACCGCTTACATCGCGCAACTTTTCGCATCAAACCGAAGTGTTCTTTGATGCGGCAATCAAAAGTAAGGTCAACGCCATGTTGGAGCTCTACCGCACACCCTACAAGATCGCCGTGGCGCCGGGCTCTGTTTGGCCTACCAAGCGTTGGCCCGCGGAAAAGTATGTCGAGCTGCTGCGTCGGCTCGAACGCCATCCGATCACCTTTCTTTTTATCGGCAGCGCGGACGAGCGCGACTATTGCCAAAAGATCATCAATCTGTCAGGTGTGGGCAATGCCGTCAATTTGGCCGGTTCCTGCAGCCTTACGGAGGCGGCGGCCGCGATTGCAAGCTGCGATCTCTTGATCGCCAATGACAACGGCGCCATGCACATGGCCAACGCCGTAAAGACCGACGTCTTTGCCTTTTTCGGCCCGACGGTGCCCCGTTTCGGCTTTGCCCCGTTTCGCGAAAACGACCGCATCTTTCAGGTCGATCTCGACTGCAGGCCGTGCAGCACTCACGGCGGAAAGACCTGCCCCAAAGGCCATTTCAAATGCATGCGCGACATCCGTCCGATCGACGTCGTGCGCGCCGTCGAGTATCACTTGGAGCTCGACGCCTGAGCTGACTTTAATAAAGCTGATTGGGCCGTTCGGTCATCTCCCAGAGCATCAAATATTTGACATAAGCGGCAAAAGCCGAGTTGACGGCAAGCACCAGCCCGCGACGTCCGTCGAGGAAGCCGAGCCGCATTACAAAGATGCGTAAAAACTCGAGCATCCCCCGCAGAACAGCTTTTCCGACACTCGACTTTTTCCCATGCGCCGCCTTTTCTTCTGCCCCCAAGCGGGCGTAACGCTCAATTTTTTGCAGGTGTGAAGAGACGGTGGGAAAAGTGTAATGCAGCAGCGGTTCCTGAATCACGCCGACTCTTCCTTGCACCTCTACTCCCTCATGAACAACCTTGTCATTGTAACGGCCGAACCGCCGATTGAAAAATCGCAGCGGATAGTCGTTTCTCCAACCGGAGAAACGCACCAATTTGCCAAGGTAAAATGAGCGTCGGCGAATGCGATAGCCCTCGGCCGTCGGCGCGGAGGCGAGCTGCTGCAGGCGAAGCCGCAGTTCGGGGGTCGCCTCTTCATCTGCATCGATGGAGAAAATCCAATCGTTCTTTGCTTCCTCCACACCGCGCTGTTTGGCTTTTCCGTATCCCTGCCACTCTATCGGCACGATGCGGCAGCCTTGCCGACGACAAATATCGAGCGTAGCATCCGTAGAGCCGGAATCAACAACTATGATCTCGTCGGCCCAATTGACCGAACAAAGGCAGCGCTCGATGTTCCGCTCCTCGTTCAGGGTAATGATGACGACGGATATTTTGCTCATTTGCAAACCTCGCCGTTTGCAGCTTCTTCAAAGCCGATCTATTTAAGACGAAGCAGAGTTATAGAATCCTCACCATTCGTACGGTCTAAACCGAAACGACAACGGTAAATTCCTTGTCCATGGATTTCTTTGAGGCGCCGGCGATAATAGTCCAGGTTGACCCGCTTTTCCCCCTCGCGGAAAGGCGGATGATAAAGATGCAGCGGAAATTCTTTAACGAACGGATTGTAGCCGATCACACCCGCTTCATGCAGGCGATGGCCGAGATCGTCGTCTTCGTTACCCCATCCGATATACTGCTCGTCAAAACCGTTGACGCGTATATAGTCTTCGCGGTTGATCAACACCAGACCGCCGCGCAGCTTGGGGCCGATACGGCTGAGGCGCAGTTTTCTACAGATAAACTGCCGCTTCTCCTTACGGTATTGTCGGATTACCTTTCGCCGCTGCGCACGTGTTATTATAGGGAAGGCCCCCTCGACAATCATATCATCCGTAAGCAAAGCAGTTTGTTCTTCGGTCAGACGCACCGGATAGGCAACGAGAAAACGTTGCGGTCGAATATTCTCGACGAAGGTGCGAATAAAATGCTTGGTGTAAATGATGTCCTGGTCGAGAAAAATAAAATGATCCCCTTCGGCATGGCGGGCGGCGTTGTTGCGCACCCGCGAGAGACGAAAGCCGAGATGTTCCTGCCGTACATACTTGACCCGCATATTCAAAACCGGTAATCGGCTGCGGAGAACGCCCAGCATGTCGACTGTGGAGCCGTCGTCCGAAATAATCACTTCGTCAGGCTGAAACGATTGGTGCGCCAGGCTCAGCAAGGCCTTGTCGAGAAAGTCGGGGCGATTAAACACGTTAATGATGACCGATACCGAAGCCATAGGCGTCACTGTTATAAAATTTTGTTCTTTCTCAGAAACAAACCGACTTGGAGGGTGGTCCGCTTAAAGCCATGAAAATAAAGCTCGCGCACTCTCTGCATTTCTAATTTTTGCAGCTCTTTTTGTTTCGGATGCGTGGAAATTCCCTCATCCTGAAGAAAAACGGCCACCAGACAAGAAAGCGCTATGAACCGTATGCCTCGAGTAAAAGCGCGCACGAACCACTCATAGTCGCCTGCTATGCGAAAACTTTCATCGTACAATCCGATCCGGTCAAAAGCCTTGCGACAAATAAAGGAGGAAGCGTGCGGCAAACTGCCGCTAAAGAAATCGAGAGTACCCTTTTTTCTCGGCCGCCAAATATGAGAGGCGCCGTTTCGCTGATGGATCATCAGCTGGCAGCCGTAGAAAACGTCCGCGGGTTCTGTTTCACTCATGGCGGCAACAGCATTGGCGATGGCGGCCGGATAGGCCAAATAGTCGCCGGCGTTAAGAAACAGGCAATAATCGCCTGCGGCGGCACGAATGCCTTTGTTCATGGCATGATAAATTCCGCTATCCGGCTCGCTGATAAATCGGCTGACCGTGTGTCGATATCGCTCAACTATTGCCGCCGTTCCGTCCTCGGAAGCTCCGTCTACGACGATGTATTCTACGGGAAAGGTTTGTTGCGCAACGCTAAAAAGCGTTCGT
The nucleotide sequence above comes from candidate division KSB1 bacterium. Encoded proteins:
- a CDS encoding ABC transporter ATP-binding protein/permease — its product is MKLYFRVIKYIKPHWRPVALGFFFTFTFVLFNGISVWVSADFVRELFNAGRESVQKEGAEKQDRQQWISNQLSRQRFYVKIKNKVSNLLIKEDRYQTLKLVCIVIFVSFFLKNISQYLHKLLFFYAQLKIVTQLRNQLQEKIMRLPLSFFHKRHTASLTSIVFNDVSGIQMVLDSSFVKIFLAPMQILSYLVVLLMISWKLTVATFLLLPLSGYLLVKIGQSMRRKSRRVYEQISMVVTAFQESVSSIRVVKSFTAEMREIAKFARTNQDYFAKSLRAKKLDALTGPLNETIGVLIFTALLWYGGTMVYKGEGLNAEDFIRFLVFLFMIFQPLKELSGLNNVLQTGLAAAERIFNFLDQPTEPYDSPHAVPFSAFERDIVFEHVWFSYNGQTPVLKDINLTIRKGEMVALVGHSGVGKSTMADLIPRFYDVTAGSLKIDGRDVREYNLISLRDHIGIVSQETLLFNDTVRYNIGYGLSDYTEEEVIAAAKAANAWEFISKMEQGLDTLIGERGVTLSGGQKQRISIARAILKNTPILILDEATSSLDTQSEKLVQAAIDNLMKNRTVLAIAHRLSTIMHADKIVVMEDGRIVDVGKHHELLKRSPLYQELYRMQFHDQ
- a CDS encoding glycosyltransferase family 4 protein, whose amino-acid sequence is MNILFLTHQGGTAGSTYSIAYLARGLAERGHRVVVGCRQDVLLYELLLNSPVILYPMTFNGRFDFSNMRQIRDAVKRYEIQLINAQSGMDRYTSIMARAVFRLDAAVVHTRRQKPMSSGFFLQTWLYHRGTDKIIAVSRGVKEALIRLGIPESHIWVIPNGTPRAKYVGINESYTAELRSKYNLLPGEPVIGCVSRRKQQVQLLEALSHIQRRLTAIFIGITEADLPISTTGHRLLFLGHLPQEQVLAHYPLFDIKVLPSETEGLSQALLEAMALGVPVIAADAAGNPDLIRDGENGLLYKAGDSRHLAQQIERLLQDQELYRTLQENGRKTALDDFSIERTIQRYEEAFTEIIRKRHEKS
- the waaF gene encoding lipopolysaccharide heptosyltransferase II, producing MKNHKEVRSIVIVQTAFLGDVILTTPLIRAAQELFPLADVDVVAIPQTADILRNNPFIRTLYTFDKRADKRKAFMRAVQWLRKQKYDLGFAPHRSMTTAQLLLLGKVERRIGFAGNAASWLYTDRVYFDVEKPQVKRYLDLLKPLTSRNFSHQTEVFFDAAIKSKVNAMLELYRTPYKIAVAPGSVWPTKRWPAEKYVELLRRLERHPITFLFIGSADERDYCQKIINLSGVGNAVNLAGSCSLTEAAAAIASCDLLIANDNGAMHMANAVKTDVFAFFGPTVPRFGFAPFRENDRIFQVDLDCRPCSTHGGKTCPKGHFKCMRDIRPIDVVRAVEYHLELDA
- a CDS encoding glycosyltransferase family 2 protein, with the protein product MSKISVVIITLNEERNIERCLCSVNWADEIIVVDSGSTDATLDICRRQGCRIVPIEWQGYGKAKQRGVEEAKNDWIFSIDADEEATPELRLRLQQLASAPTAEGYRIRRRSFYLGKLVRFSGWRNDYPLRFFNRRFGRYNDKVVHEGVEVQGRVGVIQEPLLHYTFPTVSSHLQKIERYARLGAEEKAAHGKKSSVGKAVLRGMLEFLRIFVMRLGFLDGRRGLVLAVNSAFAAYVKYLMLWEMTERPNQLY
- a CDS encoding glycosyltransferase, with the translated sequence MASVSVIINVFNRPDFLDKALLSLAHQSFQPDEVIISDDGSTVDMLGVLRSRLPVLNMRVKYVRQEHLGFRLSRVRNNAARHAEGDHFIFLDQDIIYTKHFIRTFVENIRPQRFLVAYPVRLTEEQTALLTDDMIVEGAFPIITRAQRRKVIRQYRKEKRQFICRKLRLSRIGPKLRGGLVLINREDYIRVNGFDEQYIGWGNEDDDLGHRLHEAGVIGYNPFVKEFPLHLYHPPFREGEKRVNLDYYRRRLKEIHGQGIYRCRFGLDRTNGEDSITLLRLK
- a CDS encoding glycosyltransferase, producing MNISIITITKNAEKEIERTLFSVAQQTFPVEYIVVDGASEDGTAAIVERYRHTVSRFISEPDSGIYHAMNKGIRAAAGDYCLFLNAGDYLAYPAAIANAVAAMSETEPADVFYGCQLMIHQRNGASHIWRPRKKGTLDFFSGSLPHASSFICRKAFDRIGLYDESFRIAGDYEWFVRAFTRGIRFIALSCLVAVFLQDEGISTHPKQKELQKLEMQRVRELYFHGFKRTTLQVGLFLRKNKIL